The following are encoded together in the Heterodontus francisci isolate sHetFra1 chromosome 41, sHetFra1.hap1, whole genome shotgun sequence genome:
- the LOC137353693 gene encoding ferritin heavy chain A-like, translating to MASQVCQNYHKDCEDAVNKQINLELYSSYVYLSMSYYFDRDDVALRHFAEFFKEQSHEEREHAEKLLKFQNKRGGRIILEDIKKPEQEEWGNGLEAMQRALQMEKDVNQSLLDLHKLSTGNTDPHLCDFLETHYLDEQVKMIKKLGDHITNLKRLGVPDNGMGEYLFDKLTLGESD from the exons ATGGCTTCCCAAGTGTGTCAGAactaccacaaggactgtgaggatgCTGTTAACAAGCAGATCAACCTGGAGCTCTATTCCTCCTATGTTTACCTGTCCATG TCCTATTACTTTGACCGGGATGATGTTGCCCTGCgtcactttgctgagttcttcaaggAGCAGTCACATGAGGAACGGGAGCACGCTGAGAAACTGCTGAAATTCCAGAATAAACGTGGAGGCCGAATCATCTTGGAGGACATCAAG AAGCCAGAGCAGGAAGAGTGGGGCAATggtctggaggcaatgcagagagctCTGCAGATGGAGAAGGATGTGAACCAGAGTCTGCTGGATCTGCACAAACTCTCCACTGGCAACACTGACCCTCAT ctttgtgacttcctggagactcactacttggatgagcaagtgaagatgatcaagaagcttggagatcacatcaccaacctgaagagactgggagtgcctgacaatggcatgggagagtacctgtttgacaagctCACCCTGGGGGAGAGTGACTGA
- the LOC137353695 gene encoding ferritin heavy chain B-like, with the protein MASQVCQNYHKDCEDAVNKQINLELYSSYVYLSMSYYFDRDDVALRHFAEFFKEQSHEEQEHAEKLMTFQNKRGGRIILEDIKKPEQDEWSNGLEAMQRALQMEKDVNQSLLDLHKLSTERTDPHLCDFLETHYLDEQVKMIKKLGDHITNLKRLGAPDNGMGEYLFDKLTLGEE; encoded by the exons ATGGCTTCCCAAGTGTGTCAGAactaccacaaggactgtgaggatgCTGTTAACAAGCAGATCAACCTGGAGCTCTATTCCTCTTATGTTTACCTGTCCATG TCCTATTACTTTGACCGGGATGATGTTGCCCTGCgtcactttgctgagttcttcaaggAGCAGTCACATGAGGAACAGGAGCACGCTGAGAAACTGATGACATTCCAGAATAAACGTGGAGGCCGAATCATCTTGGAGGACATCAAG AAGCCAGAGcaggatgagtggagcaatggtctggaggcaatgcagagagctCTGCAGATGGAGAAGGATGTGAACCAGAGTCTGCTAGATCTGCACAAACTCTCCACTGAGAGGACAGACCCTCAT CTTtgtgacttcctggagactcactacttggatgagcaagtgaagatgatcaagaagcttggagatcacatcaccaacctgaagagactgggagcccctgacaatggcatgggagagtacctgtttgacaagctCACACTGGGGGAAGAGTGA